The following are encoded together in the Candidatus Eisenbacteria bacterium genome:
- a CDS encoding TM0106 family RecB-like putative nuclease has protein sequence MRASGKDPAIGLAATDLANHLACRHLTSLDLAAARGQIEPPRWKRPGLDALRERGMAHERAYLAHLDGQGLSWARAGEVDSVGAAWTLEAMKAGVDVIVQAPLGEGRFRGRADVLRKVDRPSALGAWSYEPVDTKLARETRAGTILQLVLYADLLQPLQGIHPERLHVVSPRSGFEPESFRVEDFLAYYRWVRRRLEAAVDAPQTEAYPEPVPHCDLCRWWPRCDRKRHDDDHLSIVAGISRLQRRELEARGISTLESLASLALPLPWSPRRGTRRGYERVREQARVQLEGRREGRRRYELLDLAPDQGLARLQAPSPGDLFLDLEGDPYVGEHGIEYLFGLAFQGSQGEPVYVCEWATNADEERTAFERLIDTIMIHWDRDPDLHVFHYGAYDPAALRRLMGRYARREREVDRLLRAGRFVDLLPIVRQTLRASVEHYSIKDLEPFFGFSRTLPLREASWHRSAIEHSLELGGLGGIDPDARHAVEAYNRDDCVSAMRLRDWLEGLRSERIRGGAEIARPVAVEDGAPNPDLDERERRTQALAARLASGVPADRDGRTREQNARSLLADLLEWHRREEKAPWWEYFRLRDLTDDELMDERSAIAGLEFVGPIVNGGRKLERYAFPPQETQVREEDELHTRLGKAGEVAAMHLEKGLVDILRPRRAEGTPLVAAFRHKMIHNGTLAAALFRIGQWVDEHGIDAPGAYRAGRDLLLGLPPRLRAGASLEGGAGAIVDAARRVGMDLDQGTLVIQGPPGAGKTYTSAHMICDLVAAGRRVGISAQSHKVIRNLLLAVLAAAASNGQSVPCLQKVRKPSDDEDVPETTENEPVRRALEEGSVKVAGGTAWMWSREEFHEAVDVLFVDEAGQMSLANALACSQGARSLVLVGDPQQLEQPIQGSHPEGSGVSALEHVLGGHKTLPADRGLFLDETWRLHPTICAFTSEQFYEGRLRSRPSLERQAIDTPRLTGAGLWFLPVEHQGNTTASVEEVAAAKALVEDLLSGSSTWTDADGSRPLTLDDVLVVAPYNAQVADLLRALPGGARVGTVDRFQGQEAPVVIVSMATSSPEDAPRGMEFLYSLDRLNVATSRAKAACILIASPRLFEPDCGSPRQMQLANAFCRYLEQAATLALEVTPSTA, from the coding sequence ATGCGCGCCAGCGGGAAGGATCCTGCGATCGGTCTCGCCGCCACCGACCTGGCGAACCACCTGGCGTGCCGCCATCTCACGTCGCTCGATCTCGCTGCCGCCCGCGGCCAGATCGAGCCGCCGCGCTGGAAGCGTCCTGGCCTGGATGCGCTGCGCGAGCGTGGCATGGCGCACGAGCGCGCGTATCTGGCGCACCTCGACGGGCAGGGCCTGAGCTGGGCGCGCGCGGGTGAAGTCGACTCGGTCGGCGCCGCGTGGACGCTCGAGGCGATGAAGGCCGGTGTCGACGTGATCGTGCAGGCGCCGCTCGGCGAAGGCCGATTCCGTGGCCGCGCCGACGTGCTGCGCAAAGTCGATCGACCCAGTGCGCTCGGCGCATGGTCCTACGAGCCGGTCGACACCAAGCTGGCTCGCGAGACGCGCGCGGGCACCATCCTGCAGCTCGTGCTCTACGCGGATCTGCTCCAGCCGCTGCAGGGCATTCATCCCGAGCGGCTGCACGTCGTATCGCCTCGCTCGGGATTCGAGCCCGAATCGTTCCGGGTCGAGGACTTCCTGGCCTACTACCGCTGGGTGCGCCGGCGCCTCGAAGCCGCCGTGGATGCGCCGCAGACGGAGGCTTATCCCGAGCCGGTGCCGCACTGCGACCTGTGCCGCTGGTGGCCCCGCTGTGACCGCAAGCGTCACGACGACGATCACCTCTCGATCGTGGCCGGCATCTCCCGTCTGCAGCGGCGCGAGCTGGAGGCCCGCGGCATCTCGACGCTCGAGTCGCTGGCGAGCCTGGCCCTGCCTCTCCCGTGGTCGCCGCGCCGTGGCACCCGCCGCGGTTACGAGCGGGTGCGCGAGCAGGCGCGGGTGCAGCTCGAGGGCCGCCGTGAGGGGCGCCGGCGCTACGAGCTGCTCGATCTCGCCCCCGATCAGGGTCTCGCGCGGCTTCAAGCACCCTCGCCCGGCGATCTCTTCCTCGACCTCGAAGGCGATCCCTACGTCGGCGAGCACGGGATCGAGTACCTGTTCGGCCTCGCCTTCCAGGGATCCCAAGGGGAGCCGGTCTACGTCTGTGAATGGGCGACGAACGCGGACGAGGAGCGCACCGCGTTCGAACGGTTGATCGACACGATCATGATCCACTGGGATCGCGACCCCGACCTCCACGTGTTTCACTACGGCGCCTACGATCCTGCGGCGCTGCGGCGGCTGATGGGCCGTTACGCGCGGCGCGAGCGCGAGGTGGATCGTCTGCTGCGCGCGGGACGCTTCGTCGACCTGCTGCCGATCGTGCGCCAGACGCTGCGCGCCAGCGTGGAGCACTACTCCATCAAGGACCTGGAGCCCTTCTTCGGCTTCTCCCGGACGCTGCCCCTGCGCGAGGCATCGTGGCATCGGTCGGCGATCGAGCATTCGCTCGAGCTCGGAGGCCTAGGCGGGATCGACCCGGATGCCCGTCACGCGGTCGAGGCGTACAACCGCGACGACTGCGTTTCGGCGATGCGGCTGCGTGACTGGCTCGAGGGTCTGCGCAGCGAGCGGATCCGGGGAGGGGCGGAGATCGCGCGGCCCGTCGCGGTGGAGGACGGCGCTCCCAACCCCGATCTGGACGAGCGCGAGCGCCGGACCCAGGCCCTCGCCGCCCGGTTGGCGTCGGGAGTGCCGGCCGATCGTGATGGGCGAACACGTGAGCAGAACGCGCGGTCGTTGCTGGCCGACCTGCTGGAATGGCACCGACGCGAAGAGAAGGCGCCGTGGTGGGAGTACTTCCGGCTGCGCGATCTCACGGACGACGAGCTGATGGACGAGCGGTCGGCCATCGCCGGATTGGAGTTCGTGGGCCCCATCGTGAACGGCGGCCGAAAGCTCGAGCGCTACGCCTTCCCGCCTCAGGAAACGCAGGTGCGAGAGGAAGACGAGCTGCACACCCGCCTCGGCAAGGCCGGTGAGGTCGCCGCCATGCATCTGGAGAAAGGACTGGTCGACATTCTTCGCCCGCGTCGCGCCGAAGGCACCCCGCTGGTCGCGGCCTTCCGCCACAAGATGATCCACAACGGGACCCTGGCCGCGGCGCTGTTTCGCATCGGCCAGTGGGTGGACGAGCATGGAATCGACGCGCCTGGCGCTTACCGCGCCGGACGCGATCTGCTCCTCGGCCTGCCGCCACGGCTGCGCGCGGGTGCGTCGCTCGAGGGGGGAGCCGGGGCGATCGTCGATGCCGCGCGGCGCGTCGGCATGGATCTCGATCAAGGCACCCTGGTGATCCAGGGTCCGCCCGGCGCCGGCAAGACCTACACCTCGGCGCACATGATCTGCGATCTCGTCGCGGCAGGCCGACGGGTCGGCATCAGCGCCCAGAGCCACAAAGTGATTCGCAACCTGCTCCTGGCCGTGCTCGCCGCCGCGGCCAGCAACGGGCAAAGCGTGCCGTGCCTGCAGAAGGTGAGGAAGCCCTCCGACGACGAAGATGTCCCGGAGACCACGGAGAACGAACCGGTCCGCCGCGCCCTCGAGGAAGGGAGCGTGAAGGTGGCGGGGGGCACGGCGTGGATGTGGTCGCGCGAGGAATTTCACGAGGCCGTCGATGTGCTGTTCGTGGACGAGGCGGGCCAGATGTCGCTCGCCAACGCGCTCGCCTGCTCTCAGGGTGCCCGAAGCCTCGTGCTGGTGGGCGATCCGCAGCAGCTCGAGCAGCCGATCCAGGGCAGCCATCCGGAGGGCTCCGGAGTCTCGGCGCTCGAGCACGTACTGGGCGGACACAAGACGCTGCCGGCGGACCGCGGGCTGTTCCTCGACGAGACCTGGCGACTGCATCCCACGATCTGCGCGTTCACCTCGGAGCAGTTCTACGAGGGCCGCCTGCGATCACGGCCTTCGCTCGAGCGCCAGGCGATCGACACGCCGAGGCTCACAGGCGCGGGACTGTGGTTCCTTCCGGTCGAGCATCAGGGCAACACCACCGCCTCGGTCGAGGAGGTCGCCGCGGCCAAGGCGCTCGTCGAAGACCTGCTGAGCGGGTCGAGCACCTGGACCGACGCGGATGGAAGCCGGCCGCTCACGCTCGACGACGTGCTGGTCGTCGCTCCATACAACGCGCAGGTCGCGGATCTGCTGCGCGCCCTGCCGGGGGGCGCGCGGGTCGGGACCGTCGACCGCTTCCAGGGCCAGGAGGCGCCCGTGGTGATCGTCTCGATGGCCACGTCGTCCCCCGAGGACGCGCCGCGCGGCATGGAGTTCCTCTACAGCCTCGACCGGCTCAACGTCGCCACATCCCGCGCCAAGGCGGCCTGCATCCTGATCGCAAGCCCGCGGCTGTTCGAGCCCGATTGCGGGAGCCCGCGCCAGATGCAGCTCGCCAATGCTTTCTGCCGCTACCTCGAGCAGGCCGCGACACTCGCTCTGGAGGTCACCCCTTCAACAGCTTGA
- a CDS encoding NAD(P)-binding domain-containing protein, with translation MPQKIAVLGTGQVGQVLANGFLARGDTVMRGSRDPRKLTEWQQSAGARASAGTFAEASAFGDIVVLALKGAAAESVAEQCSASLRGKTVIDTTNPIADAPPVHGVLKFFTNLDDSLMERLQRRVPDAHFVKAFSCVGNTLMVEPKLPGGPPTMFICGNDSGAKEETGRILADFGWEISDLGMAEAARAIEPLCILWCIPGFLGQGWTHALKLLKG, from the coding sequence ATGCCTCAGAAGATCGCTGTTCTCGGAACCGGCCAGGTCGGCCAGGTGCTGGCCAATGGATTTCTCGCGCGCGGCGACACCGTCATGCGCGGCAGCCGCGATCCACGCAAGCTCACGGAGTGGCAGCAGAGCGCCGGCGCGCGCGCGTCGGCCGGAACGTTCGCGGAGGCGTCGGCCTTCGGCGACATCGTGGTGCTGGCGCTCAAGGGCGCGGCGGCCGAGTCGGTGGCCGAGCAGTGCAGCGCGAGCCTCCGCGGGAAGACGGTGATCGACACCACCAATCCCATCGCCGATGCGCCGCCGGTCCACGGTGTGCTGAAGTTCTTCACCAACCTCGACGACTCGCTGATGGAGCGCCTGCAGCGCCGGGTCCCGGACGCTCATTTCGTCAAGGCGTTCTCATGCGTGGGCAACACGCTGATGGTCGAGCCGAAGCTGCCCGGAGGTCCGCCGACCATGTTCATCTGCGGCAACGATTCGGGCGCCAAGGAAGAGACCGGTCGCATCCTCGCTGACTTCGGATGGGAGATCTCGGACCTCGGCATGGCCGAAGCGGCGCGCGCGATCGAGCCGCTGTGCATCCTGTGGTGCATCCCCGGCTTCCTGGGTCAGGGATGGACCCACGCGCTCAAGCTGTTGAAGGGGTGA
- a CDS encoding Glu/Leu/Phe/Val dehydrogenase dimerization domain-containing protein → MRPVTILERLSALGHEQLIAFQDPRSGLRGFLAIHSTRRGPALGGVRLLRYPSERRAFEDALRLSRAMTLKTALAELPAGGGKAVILDHPRLQRAAAFEAFGGIVEGLGGRFHTGPDVGIRAADLEAVGRATSHVSREGDARLGDIGQHTAMGVSHALRACFEHAHIAPRGARVVIQGAGSVGAWLARILAEVGCRIAVADLNAGRARRVAREVGGEVLSAGRALTAACDALAPCALGGVLNARTIARLKARIVCGAANNQLATPGDALRLARRGILYAPDYLANAGGVIRGAEYELLGRAQSWTSLERIHGRMLQVARLASRHGGSTDAAAESLALARVRAARVR, encoded by the coding sequence ATGCGGCCCGTGACCATTCTCGAGAGACTCTCCGCTCTGGGCCACGAGCAGCTGATCGCGTTTCAGGATCCGCGCTCGGGGCTGCGCGGGTTCCTCGCCATCCACAGCACCCGCCGCGGCCCGGCGCTGGGCGGGGTGCGGCTGCTCCGCTACCCGAGCGAGCGGCGAGCCTTCGAGGACGCGCTGCGACTCTCGCGGGCGATGACGCTCAAGACCGCCCTTGCCGAGCTGCCGGCGGGAGGGGGCAAGGCCGTGATCCTCGACCACCCGCGACTTCAGCGCGCAGCCGCCTTCGAGGCCTTTGGCGGGATCGTCGAAGGACTCGGCGGGCGCTTCCACACCGGCCCCGACGTGGGCATTCGCGCGGCCGATCTGGAGGCGGTCGGGCGCGCGACCTCGCACGTGTCGCGCGAGGGCGATGCCCGGCTCGGTGACATCGGCCAGCACACGGCGATGGGCGTATCGCACGCGCTCCGAGCGTGCTTCGAGCACGCGCACATCGCTCCGCGCGGCGCACGTGTCGTGATCCAGGGCGCGGGCAGCGTGGGCGCGTGGCTCGCCCGTATCCTCGCCGAGGTCGGTTGCAGGATCGCGGTGGCCGACCTGAACGCCGGGCGGGCGCGGCGCGTGGCGCGCGAGGTCGGAGGCGAAGTGCTCTCGGCGGGCCGCGCGCTGACCGCCGCCTGCGACGCGCTGGCGCCCTGCGCGCTGGGCGGTGTGCTGAACGCGCGCACCATTGCCCGGCTGAAGGCCCGGATCGTCTGCGGCGCCGCCAACAACCAGCTGGCCACGCCTGGGGATGCCCTGCGGCTCGCACGCCGCGGCATTCTCTACGCGCCGGATTATCTCGCCAACGCAGGCGGCGTGATCCGCGGCGCCGAATACGAGCTGCTCGGCCGCGCGCAGAGCTGGACGAGCCTCGAGCGCATCCACGGTCGCATGCTCCAGGTGGCGCGCCTGGCGTCGCGTCACGGAGGATCGACCGATGCGGCGGCCGAGTCCCTGGCCCTCGCACGAGTGCGCGCGGCGCGAGTCCGGTGA
- a CDS encoding glycosyltransferase 87 family protein has translation MLRWTARGLEWIALALLLAWLVSFAARQRTAQWDTGTYHLAARAALAGLDPYSLENLSSLAHGKQVLYPFVYPPIGLMPFLVLAQMPLAMALSVWVSFKVLLLIGLVILWHRVASDVGWLPLALVGLFSFGGSALWDLRAGNVGILEAALIWIGLSAFVDGRRGAFSAWIVAASCFKLTPAFLLLLLLVPTADRKPSPKLLAINALALALLVWGPLWIGPASRWSGFLAKLAEVFPVGASNPSMLALFLTYARGAMDSEHLALGLAFGGWLLFVAAMLAVSARWLNDTWRARDARRWAFTAVWLYALLTPRPMAYGFVLAAAAPLALAPPRLEGPAGRLFIAMILSVLGVPVAAGRAPSETVLQFAAILLPLVWWLVVVLQRAERSVSPVEQAA, from the coding sequence GTGCTGCGATGGACCGCTCGCGGTCTCGAGTGGATCGCGCTCGCATTGTTGCTGGCCTGGCTCGTGTCGTTCGCCGCCCGCCAGCGCACCGCGCAATGGGACACGGGCACCTACCACCTGGCGGCGCGCGCGGCGCTCGCCGGACTCGATCCCTACTCGCTCGAGAATCTGTCCTCGCTCGCCCACGGCAAGCAGGTCTTGTATCCCTTCGTCTATCCGCCGATCGGGCTCATGCCGTTCCTGGTGCTCGCGCAGATGCCGCTCGCCATGGCGCTCTCGGTCTGGGTCAGCTTCAAGGTCCTGCTGCTGATCGGGCTGGTCATCCTCTGGCATCGCGTCGCCTCGGACGTTGGTTGGCTTCCGCTCGCGCTGGTCGGCCTCTTCTCGTTCGGGGGCAGCGCGCTGTGGGACTTGCGCGCCGGCAACGTCGGCATTCTCGAGGCGGCGCTGATCTGGATCGGCCTCTCGGCCTTCGTGGACGGAAGGCGCGGCGCGTTTTCCGCGTGGATCGTGGCGGCGTCGTGCTTCAAGCTGACGCCTGCGTTTCTGCTGCTCCTCCTGCTCGTGCCGACCGCGGATCGAAAGCCGAGCCCAAAGCTGCTGGCGATCAACGCGCTGGCGCTGGCGCTCCTGGTGTGGGGTCCGCTGTGGATCGGCCCGGCGTCGCGCTGGTCGGGATTCCTCGCCAAGCTGGCGGAAGTCTTTCCCGTGGGCGCTTCGAATCCCAGCATGCTGGCGCTCTTCCTGACCTATGCTCGCGGCGCCATGGACTCGGAGCATCTGGCGCTCGGCCTCGCGTTCGGAGGCTGGCTGCTGTTCGTGGCCGCGATGCTCGCGGTCAGCGCCCGCTGGCTGAACGACACGTGGCGCGCGCGTGACGCGCGGCGCTGGGCCTTCACCGCCGTGTGGCTGTACGCGCTGCTCACTCCGCGCCCGATGGCGTACGGATTCGTGCTCGCGGCCGCGGCGCCTCTGGCCCTGGCGCCGCCGCGGCTCGAAGGTCCCGCCGGACGGCTGTTCATTGCCATGATCCTCTCGGTCCTGGGCGTTCCGGTGGCCGCCGGCCGCGCTCCGAGCGAGACGGTCCTTCAGTTCGCGGCGATCCTGCTGCCGCTCGTCTGGTGGCTGGTGGTGGTGCTGCAGCGCGCCGAGCGATCCGTGTCGCCGGTGGAGCAAGCCGCGTGA
- a CDS encoding CoA transferase: protein MSQTAFVAHRPLEGIVVLDLSRVLAGPYATMLLGDLGAEVWKVERPGIGDETRAWGPPFVGNQSAYYLSVNRNKRSAELDFRNPRDLEAVKRAAMAADVVVENYLPGTLVPFGLDAGSLRKAKPELVVCSITGFGQDGPYAELPGYDAVLQGFIGLQSITGQEEGPPTKVGVALVDVLSGAHAAAAILGSLVGQARGRGGAHIDLALFEVGVHAMVNVSQGVLTTGKPARRHGNAHPHIVPYQTFEAADGLMVLAVGNDEQWRRVCQALGDPERGDDPRFAKNPARVLHKSDVVAWLASRFAEAPRAHWLERFRAARVPAGAVREVHEVVRDPALEARGMIAPRIKVAGGETDLFQMPWRIDEVRPPLRLPPPALGEHTAEFWKRFVP from the coding sequence GTGAGCCAGACGGCGTTCGTGGCCCACCGGCCGCTCGAAGGAATCGTCGTTCTCGATCTCTCTCGCGTGCTCGCCGGACCTTACGCCACCATGCTGCTCGGGGATCTCGGCGCCGAGGTGTGGAAGGTCGAGCGCCCGGGCATCGGCGACGAGACGCGCGCCTGGGGCCCGCCGTTCGTCGGCAACCAGAGCGCGTATTACCTGAGCGTCAACCGCAACAAGCGCTCGGCCGAGCTCGACTTCAGGAATCCGCGCGATCTGGAGGCGGTGAAGCGCGCGGCGATGGCCGCCGACGTGGTGGTCGAGAACTATCTTCCGGGCACGCTCGTTCCCTTCGGGCTGGATGCGGGTTCGCTCCGAAAGGCCAAGCCCGAGCTCGTGGTGTGCTCGATCACCGGCTTCGGCCAGGACGGGCCGTATGCCGAGCTGCCGGGCTACGACGCGGTGCTCCAGGGATTCATCGGCCTGCAGAGCATCACCGGCCAGGAGGAAGGTCCGCCGACCAAGGTGGGCGTGGCGCTGGTCGACGTGCTGTCCGGCGCGCACGCCGCCGCGGCGATTCTCGGCTCCTTGGTCGGGCAGGCGCGCGGGCGCGGAGGCGCGCACATCGACCTGGCGCTCTTCGAAGTCGGCGTGCACGCCATGGTCAACGTCTCCCAGGGCGTGCTCACGACCGGCAAGCCGGCGCGCCGCCATGGCAACGCTCATCCCCACATCGTCCCGTACCAGACCTTCGAAGCGGCGGACGGCCTGATGGTGCTCGCCGTGGGGAACGACGAGCAGTGGCGCCGTGTCTGCCAGGCGCTCGGCGATCCCGAGCGAGGGGACGATCCACGCTTCGCGAAGAACCCGGCGCGCGTGCTCCACAAGTCCGACGTGGTGGCCTGGCTGGCGTCGCGCTTCGCCGAAGCGCCGCGCGCGCACTGGCTGGAGCGATTCCGCGCCGCGCGCGTCCCCGCCGGCGCCGTGCGCGAAGTGCACGAGGTGGTCCGTGATCCGGCGCTGGAAGCGCGGGGCATGATCGCGCCCCGGATCAAAGTCGCGGGCGGGGAGACCGACCTGTTCCAGATGCCCTGGCGGATCGACGAGGTGAGGCCTCCGTTGCGTCTTCCGCCGCCGGCGCTCGGCGAGCACACCGCGGAGTTCTGGAAAAGGTTCGTGCCGTGA
- a CDS encoding serine hydrolase domain-containing protein has protein sequence MALLKLLTMVLLVLAFAPASSSNWKPDSRLAKAIDDYAKPLDAGRQLSGQLLVARHGQIVVERFYGYAHWELKAPVTAETRFNIASVTKPMTGTLAIQLLSEKKLRMTDSIARWFPDFPKGHRITFGHLMRHRSGIRHELWPDSESTRPVTTVQVVERAKTLPLDHEPDARGGYSSGGFSVLTRILERVTGQSYAELLAKRIFEPLGMTHSSDHDSRALLPGRARAVTPGPGGLENAEYQDFSAIVGAGSVWSTARDLHRFVQGIVSGKLGPGPRYSYLRDGRIDFNGIAGGYRSFCDYDSVSGLEVIFVGNLQTGAPDLIRRALPKLAAGEAVPAPALPALSAQPPSESDLRKYEATYELGNHTKLVIRAHRGVLWANQWVLMPMEGGGFFSPRDYGKVHFVAGPDGRFERLDWEQRGQVYPAPRVAG, from the coding sequence ATGGCCCTACTGAAGCTCCTGACCATGGTCCTGCTGGTGCTCGCCTTCGCGCCGGCATCCTCCTCGAATTGGAAGCCGGACAGCCGTCTCGCCAAGGCGATCGACGATTACGCCAAGCCGTTGGACGCAGGCCGCCAGCTCTCGGGCCAGCTCCTGGTGGCCCGCCACGGCCAGATCGTGGTCGAGCGCTTCTACGGTTACGCCCACTGGGAGCTGAAGGCGCCGGTCACGGCGGAAACCCGATTCAACATCGCTTCGGTGACCAAGCCGATGACGGGAACGCTCGCCATCCAGCTCCTCTCCGAGAAGAAGCTGAGGATGACCGACTCGATCGCGCGCTGGTTTCCGGACTTTCCCAAGGGCCATCGCATCACCTTCGGGCACCTGATGCGCCACCGCTCGGGGATACGCCATGAGCTCTGGCCGGACAGCGAGTCGACGCGTCCCGTGACCACCGTTCAGGTCGTGGAGCGCGCCAAGACGCTGCCCCTCGATCACGAGCCCGATGCGCGCGGCGGGTACAGCTCGGGCGGCTTCTCCGTGCTGACCCGCATTCTCGAGCGGGTGACGGGCCAGAGCTACGCCGAGCTGCTGGCCAAACGCATCTTCGAGCCGCTCGGCATGACGCATTCGAGCGACCATGACAGCCGCGCTTTGCTGCCGGGACGGGCCCGCGCCGTCACGCCCGGCCCAGGTGGTCTGGAGAACGCGGAATACCAGGACTTCTCGGCGATCGTGGGCGCGGGATCGGTTTGGTCCACGGCGCGCGATCTCCATCGTTTCGTGCAAGGGATCGTGAGCGGAAAGCTCGGCCCTGGCCCGCGATATTCCTACCTCCGCGATGGCCGGATCGACTTCAACGGGATCGCCGGCGGGTACCGGTCGTTCTGTGACTACGACAGCGTCTCGGGGCTCGAGGTGATCTTCGTGGGCAATCTCCAGACCGGCGCGCCGGACCTGATTCGCCGCGCGCTTCCGAAGCTCGCGGCGGGCGAGGCCGTCCCGGCGCCCGCGCTTCCGGCGCTCAGCGCGCAGCCTCCGTCGGAGTCCGATCTCAGGAAGTACGAAGCCACCTACGAGCTCGGCAACCACACCAAGCTCGTGATCCGCGCGCACCGCGGCGTGCTCTGGGCGAACCAGTGGGTGCTCATGCCGATGGAAGGCGGCGGGTTCTTCTCGCCTCGAGACTACGGCAAGGTGCACTTCGTCGCGGGGCCCGACGGACGTTTCGAGCGCCTCGACTGGGAGCAGCGAGGGCAGGTCTATCCCGCCCCTCGCGTGGCGGGATGA
- a CDS encoding AraC family transcriptional regulator, with protein MSSMRIESAGERFGKVLATRRVGRFLLRRSTYRPHLMTPSHEHGAPYLSFLVQGSQRETGRWGRRDYEAGSLHFHPSCEPHAVVVGPSGMTSLSFGPSGRVGLSLDAQPPRPADLDDPVLADLARRCNAELAATDSASDLAIEGLCLELVAACMRRRTQGGRRAPRWLSTARDYLHAHLDGRVTLRDLSAVAGVHEAHLTRTFRRHLGISPGGYQRRLRIERARLALETTEDSIVEIALAAGFSSQSHFTRVFHRHLGVPPALYRRELGRRR; from the coding sequence ATGAGTTCCATGAGGATCGAATCGGCGGGAGAACGCTTCGGCAAGGTGCTCGCGACTCGGCGCGTCGGCCGATTCCTGCTGCGGCGCTCGACCTACCGGCCACACCTGATGACGCCGTCGCACGAGCACGGCGCTCCTTATCTCTCGTTCCTCGTGCAGGGCTCACAGCGTGAGACTGGACGATGGGGTCGTCGGGACTACGAGGCGGGATCCCTGCACTTCCATCCGTCCTGCGAACCTCACGCCGTCGTCGTGGGTCCGAGCGGGATGACGTCGCTCAGCTTCGGCCCGAGCGGCCGTGTGGGACTTTCGCTCGACGCACAGCCACCCCGGCCGGCGGACCTGGACGATCCCGTTCTCGCCGATCTCGCGCGCCGCTGCAACGCCGAGCTCGCCGCCACCGACAGCGCCTCCGATCTGGCGATCGAGGGCCTGTGCCTCGAGCTCGTGGCCGCCTGCATGCGACGCCGCACTCAGGGCGGCCGGCGGGCCCCACGCTGGCTCTCGACGGCACGCGACTATCTGCACGCGCACCTCGACGGCCGGGTGACGCTCCGCGATTTGTCGGCGGTCGCGGGTGTGCACGAAGCTCATCTCACCCGCACCTTTCGCCGCCACCTCGGCATTTCGCCCGGAGGCTATCAGCGGCGGCTGCGCATCGAGCGCGCGCGGCTCGCGCTGGAGACGACCGAAGACTCGATCGTCGAGATCGCGCTGGCGGCGGGATTCTCGAGCCAGTCGCACTTCACCCGCGTGTTCCACCGCCATCTCGGCGTGCCACCCGCACTCTACCGGCGAGAGCTCGGCCGGCGACGGTAG